The sequence ACAATAAAAAAATATTAAATACGATATTACTGACCGTAGCGCTGATTGCAGGGGGTTGTTCGTATTCTTTTACTGGCGCATCCGTGCCGCCTCATCTTCAAACAATTTCTATTCCGACTATCGAAGACCGGAGCGGAAAAGCGGAACCTAATTTAGGCGAACGGCTTACAACGCTCTTAATCGAAAAATTTACTTACGACAATACGCTTCAGGTTACCAACAGTTCGAATCCCGACTGTATACTCGAAGCGGCCATTACGTCGCTTACGGACGAATTATCTGTCGTAAGCGGAAATGAAACCGCAATGACGCAAAGAATTACGATAAATGTTAAAGTAGTCTATCGCGATTTAATCAAAAAGAAAAAATATTCGAAAGAAATTTTTCGCAATACAGCGACTACGAAACCGACGGAGCCGATTTGATTGCCGCCCGGAATAATGCAATCGAGCAGGTCCTCGATTTTATAGCGGACGATATTCTGCTGGCGGTGGTATCAAACTGGTAAATCAAGGAGAGGAATATGATACTCGATGAAATAATTTTATACGCTTACATCTTTTCGCTGTCGATACTCCTTTTTTTCGGCAGCTACGGTTTTATTATGATTTATTATCATGAAAAGTATAAGAAAAAAATGCACCGGGCTAAAGACGACTTGCCTCTGGAAACAGTCACGGTTCAACTGCCGATATACAACGAAATGTACGTTGTCGACAGACTGATAAACGCGGTCTGCAGTATGGACTATCCGAAAGACAAGCTAGAAATCCAGGTGCTCGACGATTCTACGGACGAGACTGTTGAAGTGGTTGCAAAACTCGTTGAAGAAAAGCGAAAAGAAGGGTTTGATATCAAGCATATACGAAGAGAATCGCGCGAAGGATTTAAAGCCGGAGCTCTGAAGGAAGGAT comes from Melioribacter roseus P3M-2 and encodes:
- the lptE gene encoding LPS assembly lipoprotein LptE, with protein sequence MAYNKKILNTILLTVALIAGGCSYSFTGASVPPHLQTISIPTIEDRSGKAEPNLGERLTTLLIEKFTYDNTLQVTNSSNPDCILEAAITSLTDELSVVSGNETAMTQRITINVKVVYRDLIKKKKYSKEIFRNTATTKPTEPI